A single window of Deltaproteobacteria bacterium DNA harbors:
- a CDS encoding aldo/keto reductase → MGVGTWAWGDSRTWGMNAYDRSYSFETIRQAYERSVAAGITLLDTAEGYGEGESERIIARLLDGDAAHRGQIVVATKFFPVPWKIWVMSALLASLKASLARLHLPWVHLYQIHGPISLRSHAAMAEALAAAHSAGLVKAVGVSNYSEREMRAIYGELAKRGIRLATNQVEFSLLRTRPESTGLLRACKELGVVLLAYSPLAMGRLTGKYSASNPPPSHRTFSDFPMTEVDPIIAELRRIGANHGDKTPAQVALNWIICKGAVPIPGAKTAAQAEQNAGALGWRLAEDDMRALDQISKLGRRKLMQRVWQHG, encoded by the coding sequence ATGGGAGTGGGAACCTGGGCGTGGGGCGACTCGCGCACTTGGGGGATGAACGCGTACGACCGCAGCTACAGTTTCGAGACGATTCGCCAAGCCTACGAGCGCTCCGTCGCCGCCGGGATCACACTGCTCGACACCGCAGAGGGCTACGGCGAGGGCGAGAGCGAGCGCATCATCGCGCGGTTGCTCGATGGCGATGCGGCGCATCGCGGGCAGATCGTGGTGGCGACAAAATTCTTTCCGGTACCGTGGAAGATCTGGGTCATGTCGGCGCTGCTCGCATCGCTCAAAGCGTCGCTCGCTCGCCTACACCTGCCGTGGGTCCATCTCTACCAGATTCACGGCCCCATCAGCTTGCGCTCGCACGCGGCGATGGCTGAAGCGCTGGCGGCCGCGCACAGCGCGGGGTTGGTCAAAGCGGTCGGCGTCTCGAACTATTCGGAACGGGAGATGCGAGCGATCTATGGAGAGTTGGCCAAGCGCGGCATTCGTCTCGCGACCAACCAAGTCGAATTCTCTCTGCTGCGCACGCGGCCAGAATCCACCGGTCTGCTGCGCGCGTGCAAAGAGTTGGGCGTGGTGCTGCTGGCCTACTCGCCGCTGGCGATGGGGCGATTGACGGGCAAGTACAGCGCCAGCAACCCGCCACCGAGTCATCGCACCTTCTCCGACTTTCCGATGACGGAAGTCGACCCGATCATCGCGGAGCTGCGCCGCATCGGCGCAAACCACGGCGACAAGACCCCGGCGCAGGTGGCGCTCAACTGGATCATTTGCAAGGGCGCCGTGCCGATTCCCGGCGCAAAGACTGCGGCGCAAGCCGAGCAGAACGCCGGCGCGCTCGGCTGGCGTCTCGCGGAAGACGACATGCGGGCGCTCGATCAGATTAGCAAGCTCGGTCGGCGCAAGCTCATGCAGCGCGTGTGGCAGCACGGGTGA
- a CDS encoding sulfotransferase: MTDAEQRSPRYIKRSGDPDLSYFPDFLIVGPQRTGTTWLHAHLRYHPQIMLAEPKELFFFSSLKTPDSPRYRSNELGWYLQFFHEPLWRVVFRNLMSVRLYRELYRPQVRGEATASYATLDRDVIQEIAALKPDIKIVLMIREPIDRAWSHAKKDLVRNKGRKFAEVSAGEFERFFAEPYQRQCARYVEQIDNWSVYLRPGNLLVGLFDDVDAQPEALLLEVMRFLGVASDRRYISGAVSEPVNPTGVSTIPEQYRRRLEALLKDDIIRLKERLGLSWDLAGKLERRPGGSGGFRFALD, from the coding sequence ATGACTGACGCCGAGCAGCGGTCGCCACGCTACATCAAACGCTCCGGCGATCCTGATCTCTCCTACTTCCCCGACTTCCTCATCGTCGGGCCGCAGCGGACCGGCACGACGTGGTTGCACGCGCACCTGCGCTATCACCCGCAGATCATGCTGGCGGAACCGAAGGAGCTGTTCTTCTTCAGCAGCCTGAAGACGCCCGACAGTCCGCGCTATCGCTCCAACGAATTGGGTTGGTACCTCCAATTCTTTCACGAACCGCTGTGGCGCGTTGTCTTCCGCAATCTCATGAGCGTGCGCCTCTACCGCGAACTGTACCGGCCGCAGGTTCGCGGCGAAGCGACCGCGAGTTACGCCACGCTCGATCGCGACGTGATCCAAGAGATCGCGGCGCTCAAGCCGGACATCAAAATAGTCCTAATGATCCGTGAGCCGATCGATCGCGCTTGGTCGCACGCGAAGAAGGACCTCGTCCGAAACAAGGGGCGCAAGTTCGCCGAGGTGTCGGCCGGCGAGTTCGAGCGGTTCTTCGCCGAACCGTATCAACGCCAGTGTGCCCGCTACGTCGAGCAGATCGACAACTGGTCGGTGTACCTGCGTCCCGGCAATCTGCTGGTCGGTCTGTTCGACGACGTCGATGCGCAGCCGGAGGCATTGCTGCTCGAGGTGATGCGATTTCTCGGTGTTGCCAGCGATCGCCGCTATATCAGCGGCGCGGTGAGCGAGCCGGTCAATCCGACTGGGGTGAGCACAATCCCGGAACAATATCGCCGGCGGCTCGAAGCGCTGCTCAAGGACGACATCATACGATTGAAGGAGCGCCTCGGCCTGTCGTGGGACTTGGCCGGCAAGCTGGAACGGCGTCCGGGCGGTAGCGGCGGGTTCAGGTTCGCGCTGGACTAG
- the typA gene encoding translational GTPase TypA — protein sequence MTSPNPIRRTDIRNIAIVAHVDHGKTTLVDAMLHQSGIFRVNEQVMERVMDSNALERERGITILAKNTAVEYGGVKINIVDTPGHADFGGEVERTLAMVDGVMLLVDASEGPLPQTRFVLKKALEAGLPPIVCVNKIDRPDARIAEVLDEIYALFIDLDATVEQIEFPVVYTNAREGTATRDLAQPSNDLRPLFDLIVARLPGPAGDIDAPIQFQANNLDYNDYVGRLAIGRIKNGALKSAGLYTLCRTDGTQALVKVTQIYTWHGLKRQEVETAGAGDIVAIAGIEDIHIGDTIADRENPRPLPAIRIDEPTIAMIFSVNTSPWAGKEGEFVTSRKLRERLEQELRKNVSIRIEDTDSPDALRVTGRGELQLAILIETMRREGYEMMVSKPTVVTRDVNGALNEPIELLVIDVPADYIGVVSQLLAMRKGKMTKMTQAGSGRVRLEFSVPSRGLIGFRSRFLTETRGTGIQNALFDGWAPWHGPIQARTNGAMVSDREGVAPPYAIFHLQERGTIFIAPSTHVYEGMVVGEYSRESDLNVNICREKKLTNIRAAGRDENIIITPHREMGLENGIEWIGDDELVEITPQSVRLRKRVLKQVERPKRRAETLE from the coding sequence ATGACATCACCGAATCCAATCCGCCGCACCGATATCCGCAACATCGCCATTGTCGCCCACGTTGACCACGGCAAGACCACGCTGGTCGACGCCATGCTGCATCAGAGTGGGATCTTCCGCGTGAACGAGCAAGTAATGGAGCGCGTCATGGACTCCAACGCGCTGGAGCGCGAGCGGGGCATTACGATCCTCGCGAAGAACACGGCGGTCGAATACGGCGGCGTGAAGATCAACATCGTCGATACGCCCGGCCACGCCGATTTTGGTGGTGAGGTCGAACGCACGCTGGCCATGGTCGACGGTGTGATGTTGCTGGTCGATGCCTCGGAAGGGCCGCTTCCGCAGACGCGCTTCGTGCTGAAGAAGGCGCTCGAAGCGGGACTGCCGCCGATCGTCTGCGTCAACAAGATCGATCGGCCCGACGCGCGCATCGCCGAAGTACTCGACGAGATCTACGCGCTGTTCATCGACCTCGACGCGACGGTGGAGCAGATCGAGTTCCCTGTGGTCTACACCAACGCGCGCGAGGGCACCGCGACGCGCGACCTGGCGCAGCCGTCGAACGACTTGCGGCCGCTGTTCGACCTGATCGTTGCGCGGCTGCCGGGACCGGCCGGCGACATCGATGCGCCGATTCAGTTTCAGGCCAACAATCTCGACTACAACGACTACGTCGGCCGGCTCGCCATCGGCCGGATCAAGAACGGCGCGCTCAAGAGCGCCGGTCTGTACACGCTGTGCCGCACCGATGGCACGCAAGCACTGGTGAAGGTGACGCAGATCTACACCTGGCACGGCCTCAAGCGGCAAGAAGTCGAGACCGCGGGGGCGGGCGACATCGTCGCGATCGCGGGGATCGAGGACATTCACATCGGCGACACCATCGCCGACCGCGAGAATCCGCGTCCGCTGCCGGCGATTCGCATCGACGAGCCGACGATCGCGATGATCTTCAGCGTCAACACCTCGCCGTGGGCGGGCAAGGAAGGCGAGTTCGTGACCTCGCGCAAGCTGCGCGAGCGCTTAGAGCAGGAGCTGCGCAAGAACGTCAGCATTCGGATTGAAGACACCGACTCGCCCGACGCGTTGCGGGTCACCGGCCGCGGCGAATTGCAACTCGCGATCTTGATCGAGACCATGCGTCGCGAAGGCTACGAGATGATGGTGTCGAAGCCGACCGTGGTTACGCGCGACGTCAACGGCGCGCTGAACGAGCCGATCGAGTTGCTCGTCATCGACGTCCCCGCAGACTACATCGGCGTGGTCTCGCAGCTGCTGGCGATGCGCAAGGGCAAGATGACCAAGATGACGCAAGCTGGCTCCGGCCGCGTGCGGTTGGAATTCTCGGTGCCGTCGCGCGGGCTGATCGGCTTTCGCTCGCGCTTCCTCACCGAGACGCGCGGCACCGGCATCCAGAACGCGCTGTTCGATGGCTGGGCGCCGTGGCATGGACCAATCCAAGCGCGCACCAACGGCGCGATGGTGTCGGATCGCGAAGGCGTGGCGCCGCCGTACGCGATCTTCCATTTGCAAGAGCGCGGCACGATCTTCATCGCGCCGAGCACGCACGTGTACGAGGGCATGGTTGTCGGTGAGTACTCGCGCGAGAGCGATCTCAACGTCAACATCTGCCGCGAGAAGAAGCTCACCAACATCCGCGCCGCCGGCCGCGACGAGAACATCATCATCACGCCGCACCGCGAGATGGGCTTGGAAAACGGCATCGAGTGGATCGGTGACGACGAGCTGGTCGAAATCACGCCGCAGTCGGTGCGCCTGCGCAAACGCGTGCTCAAACAAGTCGAACGCCCGAAGCGCCGCGCCGAGACACTCGAGTAG